Proteins encoded in a region of the Triticum dicoccoides isolate Atlit2015 ecotype Zavitan chromosome 3A, WEW_v2.0, whole genome shotgun sequence genome:
- the LOC119269109 gene encoding uncharacterized protein LOC119269109 isoform X3: MTGRQAGEPPTSSRHRSIMASSAEPPPKKRKLVEAQTPSPSGTPRPPPPPPPGLPPTPPPPETLAAAAPSAPPPPPQSPPPTPEELHRKRSNREELRKLFECYRRIRLCVERKDARLMPELEQVYLALITASRGCTSVQRILAKLIPQYASYCPTALEAAAKVSIKMYNWNLAIVTRGDDADGVAYRTARACIVGLVDICATASLEAPKSSVITGICSAVYMTVLTFFISTFDGKDIHHIGSRRLSKLQDPMELLDILKQESGDDSQLAHDCLFELRAQSLLCIFLLSPENLLEACFALIASAETDRIRGLYFLNQLTCNVSNDISDLALDNKADVASQCTEMEIDLSGTKEIVDSKPSSDASGVSGRSMVESNECYITMAISRHPSLRGWILRRYKKLCDSCGSTVLSEVSSCLKVLGSLSELDEDKSSMDCEPSVLEKPDKSAGEKTVNIDTHVLKSVQTDDVKTEKQADAKTGGRKSARPDLYVASVSSDVISVSKELWVGSLGNSAAEALVRSKFEEFGPLTNFLFYPSKEFALIEYGNIVHAVRACGYMRGSSIWGGDLQIRYLDRLIGSKGFVGGIAVGESCHIYVGKVKNQKEKDEVFDELKSAGLKRPCGCIDISGENAFILEFETSVDAAVAKAHIRRQAHSDVCSQDKNTSVHQLLVHNMDKSIPETEFINAFSRFGEVSRWQFNRIDGSCLIDYESHSAAACAKSQMHGARFGLKLISVESRTCSVGAVHDKTFSPVIRMPAQNLPDSSSHHEISDGNICRNPRVSAYHTGYTVQGDRPIYGPPPPNTQQLWQYKDLESNRAPQGMPPCPPVSAHRSSVMPPPPPPIQTSFVRPVYPGPGSPWENTTPNPPFGRVSPRMMPGSSFRIPSAPPPFIPSCVTPLTQLPGSSAQHSEKMPPPIPNVAPSPFTPLDMPPPPLSPPPLPVSEPPSVPPPPSSPPAQPSTDPCNSQKPSPHPQWQGSLTKSGIHYCTIYASRIELDACRYESTVSEPAEWPSRLDVLKRTAFQHAKTIISNAPPNKV, translated from the exons ATGACAGGCCGCCAGGCCGGAGAACCGCCGACCTCTTCGCGACATCGCTCGATCATGGCGTCGTCGGCGGAGCCGCCGCCGAAGAAGCGGAAGCTCGTAGAGGCCCAGACCCCGAGCCCCTCAGGCACTCCgcggccgcccccgcccccgcctccAGGCCTCCCCCCTACCCCGccgccccccgaaaccctagcagcGGCGGCGCCCTCCGCCCCACCACCTCCCCCTCAGTCGCCGCCGCCGACACCGGAGGAGCTCCACCGCAAGCGCAGCAACCGGGAGGAGCTGCGCAAACTCTTCGAGTGCTACCGCCGCATCCGCCTCTGCGTGGAGCGCAAGGACGCGCGTCTCATGCCCGAGCTCGAGCAGGTCTACCTCGCCCTCATCACCGCGTCCCGAG GTTGCACAAGTGTACAACGTATCTTAGCTAAGCTGATTCCTCAATATGCCTCGTATTGTCCTACTGCACTTGAGGCAGCAGCTAAAGTCTCCATCAAGATGTACAATTGGAACTTGGCCATTGTAACAAGAGGGGATGATGCAGATGGCGTGGCATATCGGACTGCTAGGGCTTGTATTGTTGGCTTAGTTGACATATGCGCCACAGCATCTCTTGAAGCTCCCAAGTCATCTGTTATCACAGGAATCTGTTCCGCAGTCTATATGACTGTCCTCACTTTCTTCATTTCAACATTTGATGGGAAGGATATCCATCATATAGGCTCCAGAAGACTTTCAAAGCTTCAGGACCCCATGGAGTTATTAGACATTTTAAAGCAGGAGTCAGGGGATGACAGCCAACTGGCACATGATTGTTTGTTTGAACTGAGGGCACAATCCTTGCTATGCATATTTCTTTTATCCCCAGAGAATCTACTAGAAGCGTGTTTTGCGTTGATTGCTTCTGCAGAAACTGACCGTATAAGAGGACTGTACTTTTTAAATCAGCTGACCTGTAATGTGAGCAATGATATCTCAGATCTTGCTCTGGACAATAAGGCTGATGTGGCCTCGCAGTGTACTGAGATGGAAATAGATCTGTCTGGCACCAAAGAGATTGTTGATTCAAAGCCTTCTTCTGATGCGTCTGGCGTTTCAGGAAGGTCTATGGTAGAATCAAATGAGTGTTACATCACAATG GCAATATCTAGACATCCATCTTTGAGAGGTTGGATACTGCGGAGGTACAAAAAATTATGCGATTCCTGTGGATCTACTGTGCTTTCAGAGGTATCATCTTGTTTAAAAGTTTTGGGCTCTTTATCAGAACTCGATGAGGATAAAAGTTCCATGGACTGTGAACCATCAGTGCTGGAGAAGCCTGACAAAAGTGCAGGAGAAAAAACTGTCAATATTGATACCCATGTATTAAAGTCTGTGCAGACAGATGATGTGAAAACTGAGAAGCAAGCAGATGCGAAAACTGGTGGCCGCAAGAGTGCAAGACCTGATCTTTATGTTGCTTCTGTCTCGAGCGATGTAATTTCGGTCTCAAAGGAACTTTGGGTTGGTTCACTGGGAAATAGTGCTGCAGAGGCACTAGTTCGATCTAAATTCGAGGAGTTTGGCCCATTAACaaactttttattttatccttccaAAGAATTTGCCTTGATTGAATATGGAAACATAGTGCACGCTGTTCGGGCATGTGGATATATGCGGGGCTCCTCTATTTGGGGTGGTGATCTTCAAATAAGGTATTTAGATAGACTTATAGGTAGCAAGGGATTTGTTGGTGGTATAGCTGTTGGTGAAAGCTGCCATATTTATGTTGGTAAGGTCAAGAATCAGAAAGAAAaagatgaggtgttcgatgaattgAAGTCAGCAGGCCTGAAGAGGCCATGTGGCTGTATCGATATCTCCGGCGAAAATGCTTTCATTCTTGAATTTGAGACATCAGTTGATGCAGCTGTTGCAAAAGCCCATATTAGGCGCCAAGCTCATTCAGATGTTTGTTCCCAGGATAAGAATACATCTGTTCATCAACTTTTGGTACATAACATGGACAAGTCAATCCCTGAGACGGAATTTATCAATGCTTTCTCACGATTTGGTGAGGTCAGTAGGTGGCAGTTTAATCGGATTGATGGGAGCTGCTTGATAGATTATGAATCACACAGTGCTGCTGCCTGTGCAAAGTCGCAGATGCATGGTGCAAGGTTTGGCTTGAAGTTGATTAGTGTTGAATCTAGGACATGCAGCGTAGGAGCTGTTCACGACAAAACATTTTCACCTGTTATTCGAATGCCAGCCCAGAACCTTCCGGACAGCAGCAGTCACCATGAGATCAG TGATGGGAACATATGCAGGAATCCAAGGGTTTCAGCTTATCATACAGGTTACACAGTACAAGGGGATCGGCCAATATATG GTCCACCACCTCCCAATACACAACAATTATGGCAGTACAAGGATCTAGAGTCAAACAGGGCTCCACAAGGAATGCCTCCCTGCCCACCTGTTTCCGCACATCGTTCTTCTGtaatgccaccaccaccacctcctatcCAAACTTCTTTTGTTCGTCCTGTATATCCTGGTCCGGGCAGTCCATGGGAAAACACTACACCAAATCCACCCTTCGGCCGTGTTTCTCCTCGCATGATGCCCGGAAGTAGCTTCCGTATTCCATCTGCTCCTCCTCCTTTCATACCGTCTTGTGTCACCCCTCTTACACAGCTTCCTGGAAGCTCAGCACAGCATTCAGAGAAAATGCCACCACCTATACCAAATGTAGCTCCCTCACCATTTACACCTCTAGATATGCCACCTCCACCACTATCTCCACCACCATTACCTGTTTCCGAGCCACCTTCTGTTCCACCGCCCCCAAGTTCTCCTCCGGCACAACCTTCAACTGATCCTTGTAATTCACAGAAGCCATCCCCTCATCCTCAATGGCAGGGTTCTCTTACAAAAAGCGGCATACACTACTGCACAATCTATGCAAGTAGAATAGAGTTGGATGCCTGTAGATACGAAAGTACTGTTTCTGAACCAGCAGA ATGGCCCTCAAGATTAGATGTTCTAAAGCGCACAGCTTTCCAGCACGCAAAGACAATCATCTCCAATGCTCCACCTAATAAA GTTTAG
- the LOC119269109 gene encoding uncharacterized protein LOC119269109 isoform X2 — translation MTGRQAGEPPTSSRHRSIMASSAEPPPKKRKLVEAQTPSPSGTPRPPPPPPPGLPPTPPPPETLAAAAPSAPPPPPQSPPPTPEELHRKRSNREELRKLFECYRRIRLCVERKDARLMPELEQVYLALITASRGCTSVQRILAKLIPQYASYCPTALEAAAKVSIKMYNWNLAIVTRGDDADGVAYRTARACIVGLVDICATASLEAPKSSVITGICSAVYMTVLTFFISTFDGKDIHHIGSRRLSKLQDPMELLDILKQESGDDSQLAHDCLFELRAQSLLCIFLLSPENLLEACFALIASAETDRIRGLYFLNQLTCNVSNDISDLALDNKADVASQCTEMEIDLSGTKEIVDSKPSSDASGVSGRSMVESNECYITMAISRHPSLRGWILRRYKKLCDSCGSTVLSEVSSCLKVLGSLSELDEDKSSMDCEPSVLEKPDKSAGEKTVNIDTHVLKSVQTDDVKTEKQADAKTGGRKSARPDLYVASVSSDVISVSKELWVGSLGNSAAEALVRSKFEEFGPLTNFLFYPSKEFALIEYGNIVHAVRACGYMRGSSIWGGDLQIRYLDRLIGSKGFVGGIAVGESCHIYVGKVKNQKEKDEVFDELKSAGLKRPCGCIDISGENAFILEFETSVDAAVAKAHIRRQAHSDVCSQDKNTSVHQLLVHNMDKSIPETEFINAFSRFGEVSRWQFNRIDGSCLIDYESHSAAACAKSQMHGARFGLKLISVESRTCSVGAVHDKTFSPVIRMPAQNLPDSSSHHEIRNPRVSAYHTGYTVQGDRPIYGPPPPNTQQLWQYKDLESNRAPQGMPPCPPVSAHRSSVMPPPPPPIQTSFVRPVYPGPGSPWENTTPNPPFGRVSPRMMPGSSFRIPSAPPPFIPSCVTPLTQLPGSSAQHSEKMPPPIPNVAPSPFTPLDMPPPPLSPPPLPVSEPPSVPPPPSSPPAQPSTDPCNSQKPSPHPQWQGSLTKSGIHYCTIYASRIELDACRYESTVSEPAEWPSRLDVLKRTAFQHAKTIISNAPPNKKEVCRLLPCSNGDQKGFRDFISYLKLNKYAGVIKIAPVKPMGSRLLFILPPTSEVFGLLGLPPQPTECLIAVVLPKETTTEVS, via the exons ATGACAGGCCGCCAGGCCGGAGAACCGCCGACCTCTTCGCGACATCGCTCGATCATGGCGTCGTCGGCGGAGCCGCCGCCGAAGAAGCGGAAGCTCGTAGAGGCCCAGACCCCGAGCCCCTCAGGCACTCCgcggccgcccccgcccccgcctccAGGCCTCCCCCCTACCCCGccgccccccgaaaccctagcagcGGCGGCGCCCTCCGCCCCACCACCTCCCCCTCAGTCGCCGCCGCCGACACCGGAGGAGCTCCACCGCAAGCGCAGCAACCGGGAGGAGCTGCGCAAACTCTTCGAGTGCTACCGCCGCATCCGCCTCTGCGTGGAGCGCAAGGACGCGCGTCTCATGCCCGAGCTCGAGCAGGTCTACCTCGCCCTCATCACCGCGTCCCGAG GTTGCACAAGTGTACAACGTATCTTAGCTAAGCTGATTCCTCAATATGCCTCGTATTGTCCTACTGCACTTGAGGCAGCAGCTAAAGTCTCCATCAAGATGTACAATTGGAACTTGGCCATTGTAACAAGAGGGGATGATGCAGATGGCGTGGCATATCGGACTGCTAGGGCTTGTATTGTTGGCTTAGTTGACATATGCGCCACAGCATCTCTTGAAGCTCCCAAGTCATCTGTTATCACAGGAATCTGTTCCGCAGTCTATATGACTGTCCTCACTTTCTTCATTTCAACATTTGATGGGAAGGATATCCATCATATAGGCTCCAGAAGACTTTCAAAGCTTCAGGACCCCATGGAGTTATTAGACATTTTAAAGCAGGAGTCAGGGGATGACAGCCAACTGGCACATGATTGTTTGTTTGAACTGAGGGCACAATCCTTGCTATGCATATTTCTTTTATCCCCAGAGAATCTACTAGAAGCGTGTTTTGCGTTGATTGCTTCTGCAGAAACTGACCGTATAAGAGGACTGTACTTTTTAAATCAGCTGACCTGTAATGTGAGCAATGATATCTCAGATCTTGCTCTGGACAATAAGGCTGATGTGGCCTCGCAGTGTACTGAGATGGAAATAGATCTGTCTGGCACCAAAGAGATTGTTGATTCAAAGCCTTCTTCTGATGCGTCTGGCGTTTCAGGAAGGTCTATGGTAGAATCAAATGAGTGTTACATCACAATG GCAATATCTAGACATCCATCTTTGAGAGGTTGGATACTGCGGAGGTACAAAAAATTATGCGATTCCTGTGGATCTACTGTGCTTTCAGAGGTATCATCTTGTTTAAAAGTTTTGGGCTCTTTATCAGAACTCGATGAGGATAAAAGTTCCATGGACTGTGAACCATCAGTGCTGGAGAAGCCTGACAAAAGTGCAGGAGAAAAAACTGTCAATATTGATACCCATGTATTAAAGTCTGTGCAGACAGATGATGTGAAAACTGAGAAGCAAGCAGATGCGAAAACTGGTGGCCGCAAGAGTGCAAGACCTGATCTTTATGTTGCTTCTGTCTCGAGCGATGTAATTTCGGTCTCAAAGGAACTTTGGGTTGGTTCACTGGGAAATAGTGCTGCAGAGGCACTAGTTCGATCTAAATTCGAGGAGTTTGGCCCATTAACaaactttttattttatccttccaAAGAATTTGCCTTGATTGAATATGGAAACATAGTGCACGCTGTTCGGGCATGTGGATATATGCGGGGCTCCTCTATTTGGGGTGGTGATCTTCAAATAAGGTATTTAGATAGACTTATAGGTAGCAAGGGATTTGTTGGTGGTATAGCTGTTGGTGAAAGCTGCCATATTTATGTTGGTAAGGTCAAGAATCAGAAAGAAAaagatgaggtgttcgatgaattgAAGTCAGCAGGCCTGAAGAGGCCATGTGGCTGTATCGATATCTCCGGCGAAAATGCTTTCATTCTTGAATTTGAGACATCAGTTGATGCAGCTGTTGCAAAAGCCCATATTAGGCGCCAAGCTCATTCAGATGTTTGTTCCCAGGATAAGAATACATCTGTTCATCAACTTTTGGTACATAACATGGACAAGTCAATCCCTGAGACGGAATTTATCAATGCTTTCTCACGATTTGGTGAGGTCAGTAGGTGGCAGTTTAATCGGATTGATGGGAGCTGCTTGATAGATTATGAATCACACAGTGCTGCTGCCTGTGCAAAGTCGCAGATGCATGGTGCAAGGTTTGGCTTGAAGTTGATTAGTGTTGAATCTAGGACATGCAGCGTAGGAGCTGTTCACGACAAAACATTTTCACCTGTTATTCGAATGCCAGCCCAGAACCTTCCGGACAGCAGCAGTCACCATGAGATCAG GAATCCAAGGGTTTCAGCTTATCATACAGGTTACACAGTACAAGGGGATCGGCCAATATATG GTCCACCACCTCCCAATACACAACAATTATGGCAGTACAAGGATCTAGAGTCAAACAGGGCTCCACAAGGAATGCCTCCCTGCCCACCTGTTTCCGCACATCGTTCTTCTGtaatgccaccaccaccacctcctatcCAAACTTCTTTTGTTCGTCCTGTATATCCTGGTCCGGGCAGTCCATGGGAAAACACTACACCAAATCCACCCTTCGGCCGTGTTTCTCCTCGCATGATGCCCGGAAGTAGCTTCCGTATTCCATCTGCTCCTCCTCCTTTCATACCGTCTTGTGTCACCCCTCTTACACAGCTTCCTGGAAGCTCAGCACAGCATTCAGAGAAAATGCCACCACCTATACCAAATGTAGCTCCCTCACCATTTACACCTCTAGATATGCCACCTCCACCACTATCTCCACCACCATTACCTGTTTCCGAGCCACCTTCTGTTCCACCGCCCCCAAGTTCTCCTCCGGCACAACCTTCAACTGATCCTTGTAATTCACAGAAGCCATCCCCTCATCCTCAATGGCAGGGTTCTCTTACAAAAAGCGGCATACACTACTGCACAATCTATGCAAGTAGAATAGAGTTGGATGCCTGTAGATACGAAAGTACTGTTTCTGAACCAGCAGA ATGGCCCTCAAGATTAGATGTTCTAAAGCGCACAGCTTTCCAGCACGCAAAGACAATCATCTCCAATGCTCCACCTAATAAA aaagAAGTCTGTCGGTTGTTGCCTTGTTCGAATGGTGATcagaaaggg TTCCGGGATTTCATCTCCTATCTGAAGCTGAACAAGTACGCCGGGGTCATAAAGATTGCTCCTGTGAAGCCCATGGGGTCGAGGCTGCTATTTATtcttcctcccacatccgaggtgtTTGGACTGCTAGGCCTTCCGCCTCAACCGACTGAGTGTCTAATCGCTGTGGTTCTGCCAAAGGAAACAACCACTGAAGTGTCTTGA
- the LOC119269109 gene encoding uncharacterized protein LOC119269109 isoform X1: MTGRQAGEPPTSSRHRSIMASSAEPPPKKRKLVEAQTPSPSGTPRPPPPPPPGLPPTPPPPETLAAAAPSAPPPPPQSPPPTPEELHRKRSNREELRKLFECYRRIRLCVERKDARLMPELEQVYLALITASRGCTSVQRILAKLIPQYASYCPTALEAAAKVSIKMYNWNLAIVTRGDDADGVAYRTARACIVGLVDICATASLEAPKSSVITGICSAVYMTVLTFFISTFDGKDIHHIGSRRLSKLQDPMELLDILKQESGDDSQLAHDCLFELRAQSLLCIFLLSPENLLEACFALIASAETDRIRGLYFLNQLTCNVSNDISDLALDNKADVASQCTEMEIDLSGTKEIVDSKPSSDASGVSGRSMVESNECYITMAISRHPSLRGWILRRYKKLCDSCGSTVLSEVSSCLKVLGSLSELDEDKSSMDCEPSVLEKPDKSAGEKTVNIDTHVLKSVQTDDVKTEKQADAKTGGRKSARPDLYVASVSSDVISVSKELWVGSLGNSAAEALVRSKFEEFGPLTNFLFYPSKEFALIEYGNIVHAVRACGYMRGSSIWGGDLQIRYLDRLIGSKGFVGGIAVGESCHIYVGKVKNQKEKDEVFDELKSAGLKRPCGCIDISGENAFILEFETSVDAAVAKAHIRRQAHSDVCSQDKNTSVHQLLVHNMDKSIPETEFINAFSRFGEVSRWQFNRIDGSCLIDYESHSAAACAKSQMHGARFGLKLISVESRTCSVGAVHDKTFSPVIRMPAQNLPDSSSHHEISDGNICRNPRVSAYHTGYTVQGDRPIYGPPPPNTQQLWQYKDLESNRAPQGMPPCPPVSAHRSSVMPPPPPPIQTSFVRPVYPGPGSPWENTTPNPPFGRVSPRMMPGSSFRIPSAPPPFIPSCVTPLTQLPGSSAQHSEKMPPPIPNVAPSPFTPLDMPPPPLSPPPLPVSEPPSVPPPPSSPPAQPSTDPCNSQKPSPHPQWQGSLTKSGIHYCTIYASRIELDACRYESTVSEPAEWPSRLDVLKRTAFQHAKTIISNAPPNKKEVCRLLPCSNGDQKGFRDFISYLKLNKYAGVIKIAPVKPMGSRLLFILPPTSEVFGLLGLPPQPTECLIAVVLPKETTTEVS, from the exons ATGACAGGCCGCCAGGCCGGAGAACCGCCGACCTCTTCGCGACATCGCTCGATCATGGCGTCGTCGGCGGAGCCGCCGCCGAAGAAGCGGAAGCTCGTAGAGGCCCAGACCCCGAGCCCCTCAGGCACTCCgcggccgcccccgcccccgcctccAGGCCTCCCCCCTACCCCGccgccccccgaaaccctagcagcGGCGGCGCCCTCCGCCCCACCACCTCCCCCTCAGTCGCCGCCGCCGACACCGGAGGAGCTCCACCGCAAGCGCAGCAACCGGGAGGAGCTGCGCAAACTCTTCGAGTGCTACCGCCGCATCCGCCTCTGCGTGGAGCGCAAGGACGCGCGTCTCATGCCCGAGCTCGAGCAGGTCTACCTCGCCCTCATCACCGCGTCCCGAG GTTGCACAAGTGTACAACGTATCTTAGCTAAGCTGATTCCTCAATATGCCTCGTATTGTCCTACTGCACTTGAGGCAGCAGCTAAAGTCTCCATCAAGATGTACAATTGGAACTTGGCCATTGTAACAAGAGGGGATGATGCAGATGGCGTGGCATATCGGACTGCTAGGGCTTGTATTGTTGGCTTAGTTGACATATGCGCCACAGCATCTCTTGAAGCTCCCAAGTCATCTGTTATCACAGGAATCTGTTCCGCAGTCTATATGACTGTCCTCACTTTCTTCATTTCAACATTTGATGGGAAGGATATCCATCATATAGGCTCCAGAAGACTTTCAAAGCTTCAGGACCCCATGGAGTTATTAGACATTTTAAAGCAGGAGTCAGGGGATGACAGCCAACTGGCACATGATTGTTTGTTTGAACTGAGGGCACAATCCTTGCTATGCATATTTCTTTTATCCCCAGAGAATCTACTAGAAGCGTGTTTTGCGTTGATTGCTTCTGCAGAAACTGACCGTATAAGAGGACTGTACTTTTTAAATCAGCTGACCTGTAATGTGAGCAATGATATCTCAGATCTTGCTCTGGACAATAAGGCTGATGTGGCCTCGCAGTGTACTGAGATGGAAATAGATCTGTCTGGCACCAAAGAGATTGTTGATTCAAAGCCTTCTTCTGATGCGTCTGGCGTTTCAGGAAGGTCTATGGTAGAATCAAATGAGTGTTACATCACAATG GCAATATCTAGACATCCATCTTTGAGAGGTTGGATACTGCGGAGGTACAAAAAATTATGCGATTCCTGTGGATCTACTGTGCTTTCAGAGGTATCATCTTGTTTAAAAGTTTTGGGCTCTTTATCAGAACTCGATGAGGATAAAAGTTCCATGGACTGTGAACCATCAGTGCTGGAGAAGCCTGACAAAAGTGCAGGAGAAAAAACTGTCAATATTGATACCCATGTATTAAAGTCTGTGCAGACAGATGATGTGAAAACTGAGAAGCAAGCAGATGCGAAAACTGGTGGCCGCAAGAGTGCAAGACCTGATCTTTATGTTGCTTCTGTCTCGAGCGATGTAATTTCGGTCTCAAAGGAACTTTGGGTTGGTTCACTGGGAAATAGTGCTGCAGAGGCACTAGTTCGATCTAAATTCGAGGAGTTTGGCCCATTAACaaactttttattttatccttccaAAGAATTTGCCTTGATTGAATATGGAAACATAGTGCACGCTGTTCGGGCATGTGGATATATGCGGGGCTCCTCTATTTGGGGTGGTGATCTTCAAATAAGGTATTTAGATAGACTTATAGGTAGCAAGGGATTTGTTGGTGGTATAGCTGTTGGTGAAAGCTGCCATATTTATGTTGGTAAGGTCAAGAATCAGAAAGAAAaagatgaggtgttcgatgaattgAAGTCAGCAGGCCTGAAGAGGCCATGTGGCTGTATCGATATCTCCGGCGAAAATGCTTTCATTCTTGAATTTGAGACATCAGTTGATGCAGCTGTTGCAAAAGCCCATATTAGGCGCCAAGCTCATTCAGATGTTTGTTCCCAGGATAAGAATACATCTGTTCATCAACTTTTGGTACATAACATGGACAAGTCAATCCCTGAGACGGAATTTATCAATGCTTTCTCACGATTTGGTGAGGTCAGTAGGTGGCAGTTTAATCGGATTGATGGGAGCTGCTTGATAGATTATGAATCACACAGTGCTGCTGCCTGTGCAAAGTCGCAGATGCATGGTGCAAGGTTTGGCTTGAAGTTGATTAGTGTTGAATCTAGGACATGCAGCGTAGGAGCTGTTCACGACAAAACATTTTCACCTGTTATTCGAATGCCAGCCCAGAACCTTCCGGACAGCAGCAGTCACCATGAGATCAG TGATGGGAACATATGCAGGAATCCAAGGGTTTCAGCTTATCATACAGGTTACACAGTACAAGGGGATCGGCCAATATATG GTCCACCACCTCCCAATACACAACAATTATGGCAGTACAAGGATCTAGAGTCAAACAGGGCTCCACAAGGAATGCCTCCCTGCCCACCTGTTTCCGCACATCGTTCTTCTGtaatgccaccaccaccacctcctatcCAAACTTCTTTTGTTCGTCCTGTATATCCTGGTCCGGGCAGTCCATGGGAAAACACTACACCAAATCCACCCTTCGGCCGTGTTTCTCCTCGCATGATGCCCGGAAGTAGCTTCCGTATTCCATCTGCTCCTCCTCCTTTCATACCGTCTTGTGTCACCCCTCTTACACAGCTTCCTGGAAGCTCAGCACAGCATTCAGAGAAAATGCCACCACCTATACCAAATGTAGCTCCCTCACCATTTACACCTCTAGATATGCCACCTCCACCACTATCTCCACCACCATTACCTGTTTCCGAGCCACCTTCTGTTCCACCGCCCCCAAGTTCTCCTCCGGCACAACCTTCAACTGATCCTTGTAATTCACAGAAGCCATCCCCTCATCCTCAATGGCAGGGTTCTCTTACAAAAAGCGGCATACACTACTGCACAATCTATGCAAGTAGAATAGAGTTGGATGCCTGTAGATACGAAAGTACTGTTTCTGAACCAGCAGA ATGGCCCTCAAGATTAGATGTTCTAAAGCGCACAGCTTTCCAGCACGCAAAGACAATCATCTCCAATGCTCCACCTAATAAA aaagAAGTCTGTCGGTTGTTGCCTTGTTCGAATGGTGATcagaaaggg TTCCGGGATTTCATCTCCTATCTGAAGCTGAACAAGTACGCCGGGGTCATAAAGATTGCTCCTGTGAAGCCCATGGGGTCGAGGCTGCTATTTATtcttcctcccacatccgaggtgtTTGGACTGCTAGGCCTTCCGCCTCAACCGACTGAGTGTCTAATCGCTGTGGTTCTGCCAAAGGAAACAACCACTGAAGTGTCTTGA
- the LOC119272083 gene encoding serpin-Z1-like translates to MELAEAAFAMRVLRHLACAGGTAAASGANLAVSPLSIHAALALLGAGARGATLDQVVAFLGPAHAALASHVALRLLSDSPGDDGGPSVRFANGVWVDAAMRLKVAYAALVSQHYRAQALPASFKDMPEEARTQINRWFESATAGRIKGLLPQGSINGATLAVLGNALYFKGAWCRKFDPRLTLDDTFHLPAGGSVRAPFMSSSDRQQHVACRSGYKVLRLPYARGRERRYFSMYIYLPDERDGLQSLLHRLGSDPALLESSTTLTAQVPVGAFKVPRFTISCKTDATELLQDLGLRLPFAPLAADFSEMLDSAAPLVVSAVFHQSFVEVNEEGTEAAAASAVVASFGAAAVRTPVQVVDFVADHPFVFLIKEELSGVVVFAGQVINPLVP, encoded by the exons ATGGAGCTCGCGGAGGCCGCCTTCGCCATGCGCGTGCTCCGCCACCTCGCCTGCGCTGGTGGCACGGCGGCCGCATCGGGCGCCAACCTCGCAGTCTCCCCTCTCTCCATCCACGCCGCGCTGGCGCTGCTCGGCGCGGGCGCCCGGGGCGCCACGCTCGACCAGGTCGTCGCCTTCCTCGGCCCCGCGCACGCCGCGCTCGCGTCCCACGTCGCGCTGCGCCTCCTCTCCGACAGCCCCGGCGACGACGGCGGGCCCAGCGTGCGCTTCGCCAACGGCGTGTGGGTCGACGCCGCCATGCGCCTCAAGGTCGCCTACGCCGCCCTCGTCTCCCAGCACTACCGCGCCCAGGCACTCCCGGCGTCCTTCAAGGACATG CCAGAGGAGGCGAGAACCCAGATCAACCGGTGGTTCGAGAGCGCGACGGCGGGCCGGAtcaagggcctcctgccccagggcTCCATCAACGGCGCGACGCTGGCCGTGCTCGGGAACGCGCTCTACTTCAAGGGCGCCTGGTGCCGCAAGTTCGACCCCCGGCTCACCCTCGACGACACCTTCCACCTCCCCGCCGGCGGCAGCGTCCGCGCGCCCTTCATGTCGAGCAGCGACCGCCAGCAGCACGTCGCCTGCCGCTCCGGCTACAAGGTGCTGAGGCTGCCGTACGCGCGCGGCCGCGAGCGGCGGTACTTCTCCATGTACATCTACCTCCCCGACGAGCGGGACGGACTGCAGAGCCTGCTGCACAGGCTGGGGTCCGacccggcgctgctggagagctccACGACGCTGACGGCCCAGGTCCCGGTCGGCGCCTTCAAGGTGCCCAGGTTCACCATCTCGTGCAAGACGGACGCGACCGAGCTGCTGCAGGACCTCGGCCTGCGCCTGCCGTTCGCGCCCCTCGCCGCCGACTTCTCCGAGATGCTGGATTCGGCGGCGCCGCTCGTCGTGTCGGCTGTCTTCCACCAGTCCTTCGTCGAGGTGAACGAGGAAGGGACGGAGGCGGCCGCGGCGAGTGCCGTTGTTGCGTCCTTTGGCGCCGCGGCGGTGAGGACGCCGGTTCAGGTTGTGGACTTCGTGGCCGACCACCCGTTCGTGTTCTTGATCAAGGAGGAGCTCAGCGGCGTCGTGGTTTTCGCCGGGCAAGTGATCAATCCGTTGGTTCCATGA